The nucleotide sequence gtctctactaaaaacacaaaaattagctgggtgtggtggcatatgcctgtagtcccagccactcaggaggctgaggcaggagaattgcttgaacctgagaggtgaggttgcagtgagccgagatggtgccactgcactccagcctgggcgacagagcaagactctgtttcaaaaaaaagaaaaaagaaagaaatctgtaaGCTGGTGTAGCAAAAGGTTCTTGACTTCTATGATTTCTATTCTAGAATGCAATAATGTGTTGTTCTGTActgccaggcttggtggctcacgcctataatcccaacactttgggaggccaaggcaggcagataacttgaagtcaggagttcgagaccagcctgggcaacatgtcgaaatcccatctctacaaaaaatacaaaaaagttgggcgtggtggcacgtgcctgttgtcccagctactcaggagagtgatgaggtggaaggatcgcttgagcctgggaggtcgaggctacagtaaggtacgatcacaccactgtattccagcctgggcaacagaatgagaccctgtctcgaaaaaaaaccaaacatcaaGAAAAAACATAATCCCTGTCCTCAGGAAAATATGGGAGTTGGCGGGGGATTTAAAAGACTTACCGTGGGACCAGTATTTGGAGGTGATGATTCGTCTGTGCACACAGACAAAACAGAGAGGGAAGGCATCTGGGAGGATGTCAGGGCTGGCATCTCTGTGCCACTGTCCAAGTTCAAAGCTGAAAGCCCAAGAGTGTGATGCCCATTGAGCTCACTGGCACTGCTTTGGGTGGAAGGCTTTAGGGAATTCTGGAACGTGCCATTGCGGAGGCAGGATGTGCTATGGAAAGTGCTCGCCAGCTTGGCTGTCTTCTGATTGCTGTCATCAGAGTCAAGTTTGGGGAAAGACAGGGATTTGATATTGCTTACTGCAGGTATAGGGGGGAGggacactttggaagacagtgaCATCTTTTCACAGTTGCCCAACTGTGGTAAGGTTATAAAGCCATTGGGTTTATGAAGAGGCTTGAAATCTAGGGTTGCCCGTTCCAAGGATGCCAGGACCTCCTCATCCTGTAACACGGACCCAGAGCCTCCCCTGGGCAAGTTATTGTCCAATAACTGAGCCATAATGGGTCCAGTGGTTCCTACCAGAATATTTCTCAGCTCTTCCTTCTCATCAATAGTTTTTAACTCCAGATTATCAAATGGGTCTTCTTCACACTCAAAGTCAGCAAGATTGAAATCCGCCTTTATGTGAGGTGGGCTGAGAACTTTCTGTTTTGTGGCACTACTGCTGACCCGAGTTGGTGTGAGGATGCTGTTGTGCTGCAAGCTGGCGAGGATGGGGTTAATAGGAGGTGGCATTGTGGCTGTACTGTGAGTCTTGGAGAAGCTCATTTTGCTATCGCCCTCTGGGCCACTCTTAGAATTCACTTTAGCTTCTGCTTCCGCAATTTTGCACTCTGCTTCCCGCTCGGCTTCTTCGATTTTCTTAATCTCTTCAGCCCACTCAATGGTTTTCTTTTCCAAAGAGAAGTCATACTGCAAAGATATAGCAGAGGAAGGGAGTGTGAACCCAGGTGGCCGTCCTTCCCCCCCACCCAATTCACTCCTTCCTCACTCCTGGTGCAAGAGGAGAACTGGGCAAGGCAGCATTTAAGGTGTGTGGGATGATCCCCACTTAAAAAGAGTAAGGCTTCCAATGTCCTTATAAGATTTAACCAAACTCTGTTCCTAGATTACTTGTAGAAATTATCTAGAAAGAACTCCTACAACCTCTAACCCTACATACCAGGCCAAATGTACCTTGctacttcccttctctctcctcagGCCATTTCCTTTCCTAGAATTCTTCATTGGTGGCTCAAGCAGAGCTCAGTTACTTCTTCTGTGAAGCTTTCCTGATGACCCACTCCTTCTTTGTAACTCTTACAGCATTTGTCTCTATCAGTCATTTGATGCTCAGCGCAGGTGACCACATGTAGTTTTCGTCTTTAATCTCTAACTTCCTCCAAAGTATCACAAGCCTCTTGTGGACAGCAACCTGCTACAGACCGTCCTTGGATCTCTATTATCTAGCACAATGTCCTAAACAAATCCCATGCTAGGTAATGATAGccccaaacatttaagaaatacctGTAAGGTGCCATGCATGATTCTAAACACTTTTTATGTATTAACGCTCTAGATTTTCTCAATAACCCTTTAAAGTAACTACTGTTATTCCACTTAACAGGGTCTACAACCAAGCATAAAGCTGGTAGCTAAATGGAAGAGCCTGGATTTgtacccaggcagtctgactatAGATTCTATGCTCTTATTAAACCACTATCTATTAGATTATGATGAACAGGTTGTAGTTAAAATGCAGAAAAACTTATAAGAAATCCAGGCATAGTCAGATTAAGATTTTTACAGAGCAAATTACACAAAGCGCCACTTCATGGTTCTTTAACGATGTCTTAAGTATAGCTCaatttacaaaaatttattttgcacaCTTAAAAGAAATAGACCTATTATATAAAGCAACATTCACATAggacaggaaaaaacaaaaatctttggcTTTCACCCCAAAGCACTAGAGCTAAACAATGTCTGTGTGAATGTCCAAGGTTAGAGACACACTAAAGgtaaaaaagggggaaaagagaGGTCTAACATGCTAACACCAGAAttttagagaagaagaaaaataggcAAGAGCCTCTTGTCATCCTCAAGCCTTTCAAAttcaaacaacaaaagagaaGCCTAGAAAGGCACCTGTCAAGAAGTTACTTTAAATCCTGAACCAGTTGCTGTGCCTCAGACAGACACATGGTGGGGAATCACTGGGCTTCCTTTCTACCACTAATGGAACACTGAGAAAAGAGCAGTGGCAATGACTCTGCTTTTCTAACTGTGGAGAAAATCCAATTTTGCAATTGCTTTCCCCCAATAAAAATGGGGGCTATAACTAACTTCCCATTGCCTATAAACATTGTTCTTTGAAGTTTTATTCAAAAAACAATtggaaatttatttccttttctagcAAACACTTATTGAACTTTCGTTTTTTAGTTACCAAAGTAATGGAGAATACTTGGAACACAGAAAAACAGGGAGGGTGCggtgcagggagggagggggttGGGGGTGACAGAAATATTAAAGTAGAAAAGAATGTGGGTTTGGAGTATAATACTAAATAATATCATCTAGCATTTATGGAGTTCCAGGAACCAGAGTAAGCAttacaaatacattatttaactCTTCCAACAACCTTAAAAGCTAATCATTCTCATCCTccctttacagatgaagaaatggaggcttgGAGAAGTTAAAAAAATCTGTCCAAGATTATACAGCTATTACAGGTCAATTCTCCAGCACATGTATGAGTGACACCAGAGGATGTTCTAAACCATGACACTAAGGGCTACCTCACGTGAGCCACATTCAACAGAAGCTTTCTGGACCCTAGAAGCAAGGGCTGTGTATATTTTACTGGCTCACTTTCAAGAAATTTTAGCTGAAAAGTTGTGTTTGTATTGTCATGCAAAGGCAAATATGACAGAGGAACTTTCAAGTCATCTGTCTAGAGCTCTAGGTCTGACTGTTCTCTTTGGGTATGGAGGGGACCAGATACAACACTACAACCTAATTCCCCATGGAGACTCCAGGCAAAGTTTAAGGCTGCTTTGTAACCCAGACAGCCTTGGtctcctttgggaggccaagatgggcggatcacttgaggtgaggagtttgagatcagcctagtcaacatggcgaaaccctgtctctactaaaaacacaaaaattagccaggcatggtggcacacgccagtagtcccagctactcaggaggctgaggcaggagaatctcttgaagctgggaggtggaggttgcagtgagtcaagatggcgccactgcactccagcctgggcaaaagaacaagactccacctcaaaataaaggTTGCTTTGTGCATCagagaacaaaaatatttcaCCT is from Macaca mulatta isolate MMU2019108-1 chromosome 15, T2T-MMU8v2.0, whole genome shotgun sequence and encodes:
- the UBAP1 gene encoding ubiquitin-associated protein 1, which codes for MASKKLGADFHGTFSYLDDVPFKIGDKFKTPAKVGLPIGFSLPDCLQVVREVQYDFSLEKKTIEWAEEIKKIEEAEREAECKIAEAEAKVNSKSGPEGDSKMSFSKTHSTATMPPPINPILASLQHNSILTPTRVSSSATKQKVLSPPHIKADFNLADFECEEDPFDNLELKTIDEKEELRNILVGTTGPIMAQLLDNNLPRGGSGSVLQDEEVLASLERATLDFKPLHKPNGFITLPQLGNCEKMSLSSKVSLPPIPAVSNIKSLSFPKLDSDDSNQKTAKLASTFHSTSCLRNGTFQNSLKPSTQSSASELNGHHTLGLSALNLDSGTEMPALTSSQMPSLSVLSVCTDESSPPNTGPTVTPANFSVSQVPNMPSCPQAYSELQMLSPSERQCVETVVNMGYSYECVLRAMKKKGENIEQILDYLFAHGQLCEKGFDPLLVEEALEMHQCSEEKMMEFLQLMSKFKEMGFELKDIKEVLLLHNNDQDNALEDLMARAGAS
- the UBAP1 gene encoding ubiquitin-associated protein 1 isoform X1 — encoded protein: MTSDAQRGGAVRGRRREVGLQHGGCGTGGGYGDGLARSGQSWRWWRSLSLGAVGSSAGTERRRPAGASTFRLLGRRQQRHSGTFSYLDDVPFKIGDKFKTPAKVGLPIGFSLPDCLQVVREVQYDFSLEKKTIEWAEEIKKIEEAEREAECKIAEAEAKVNSKSGPEGDSKMSFSKTHSTATMPPPINPILASLQHNSILTPTRVSSSATKQKVLSPPHIKADFNLADFECEEDPFDNLELKTIDEKEELRNILVGTTGPIMAQLLDNNLPRGGSGSVLQDEEVLASLERATLDFKPLHKPNGFITLPQLGNCEKMSLSSKVSLPPIPAVSNIKSLSFPKLDSDDSNQKTAKLASTFHSTSCLRNGTFQNSLKPSTQSSASELNGHHTLGLSALNLDSGTEMPALTSSQMPSLSVLSVCTDESSPPNTGPTVTPANFSVSQVPNMPSCPQAYSELQMLSPSERQCVETVVNMGYSYECVLRAMKKKGENIEQILDYLFAHGQLCEKGFDPLLVEEALEMHQCSEEKMMEFLQLMSKFKEMGFELKDIKEVLLLHNNDQDNALEDLMARAGAS
- the UBAP1 gene encoding ubiquitin-associated protein 1 isoform X2; the protein is MTSDAQRGGAVRGRRREVGLQHGGCGTGGGYGDGLARSGQSWRWWRSLSLGAVGSSAGTERRRPAGASTFRLLGRRQQRHSGSKWLLRSWVQIFMYDFSLEKKTIEWAEEIKKIEEAEREAECKIAEAEAKVNSKSGPEGDSKMSFSKTHSTATMPPPINPILASLQHNSILTPTRVSSSATKQKVLSPPHIKADFNLADFECEEDPFDNLELKTIDEKEELRNILVGTTGPIMAQLLDNNLPRGGSGSVLQDEEVLASLERATLDFKPLHKPNGFITLPQLGNCEKMSLSSKVSLPPIPAVSNIKSLSFPKLDSDDSNQKTAKLASTFHSTSCLRNGTFQNSLKPSTQSSASELNGHHTLGLSALNLDSGTEMPALTSSQMPSLSVLSVCTDESSPPNTGPTVTPANFSVSQVPNMPSCPQAYSELQMLSPSERQCVETVVNMGYSYECVLRAMKKKGENIEQILDYLFAHGQLCEKGFDPLLVEEALEMHQCSEEKMMEFLQLMSKFKEMGFELKDIKEVLLLHNNDQDNALEDLMARAGAS